The Mycolicibacterium doricum genome includes a region encoding these proteins:
- the hypF gene encoding carbamoyltransferase HypF: MTAVSAPDARVRVRVDVTGVVQGVGFRPTVARIAQRHNVNGFVCNDKGAVRCELEGDADAVAAAVDAIRTRPPPMAHIDAILLTTLPPQHPAPGFHIVAGAEAGATGDPPTLIPPDLATCPDCLRELFDPADRRYGHPFITCVNCGPRYTVITGLPYDRPRTTMAGFPMCADCAAEYRDPNDRRYHAQTIACPQCGPVLWWSGPGDAADPPGAAATAILAGSVVALKGIGGYHLACRADHDVAVATLRERKKRPAKPLAVMVADLEAAGVVAEVDTAAARALTSAAAPIVLLRRRAGVVDGVAPGLRDIGILLAYSPVHHLLFARMGPVPLVLTSANGSGSPMVFRDEDVARIAGIADGVLGHDRPIRLPCEDSVVTVAPDGGTVAVRRSRGFAPLPVSTAARTDAVILATGGDVKTVACLLDRAGRGHLSPHLGDMADPRTQALFESVVHHLAAMTAAPPAVVACDMHPRHATVGWARRSGLETVPVQHHHAHAVALLAEHGRLDTPIVAVAYDGTGYGTDGTIWGGELLAITEPARFTRVGHVKQFSLPGGEGALRQPARIALDLLHRAGVAWDPALAPVQAVGADGRRILAQQIRRGVGCVPTTSMGRLFDAVASLLGVCQEVTYEGQAAVELEGLAGAGRAAALDFAVADGVLDPAPLIVGLAEQSRAGVCPADLAAGFHAAVIRATAHAAATYARAAGIATIGLTGGVFVNQLLTDGLRNALSRQGFEVLTHQAVPCNDGGLALGQAVVAAALRSANSERSHTCVSEYPDGWSASGRSRGR; the protein is encoded by the coding sequence ATGACGGCGGTCAGCGCACCTGATGCGCGGGTGCGCGTGCGTGTCGACGTCACCGGAGTGGTGCAGGGCGTCGGCTTCCGGCCCACCGTGGCGCGGATCGCGCAGCGGCATAACGTCAATGGGTTCGTGTGCAACGACAAGGGGGCGGTGCGCTGCGAGCTGGAGGGTGACGCCGACGCCGTGGCCGCCGCGGTCGACGCCATCAGAACCCGGCCGCCGCCGATGGCCCACATCGACGCCATCCTGCTCACGACGCTGCCCCCGCAGCATCCCGCACCGGGATTCCACATCGTGGCCGGAGCCGAGGCCGGTGCCACCGGCGACCCGCCCACCCTGATCCCGCCCGACCTCGCGACCTGCCCAGACTGCCTACGCGAGCTGTTCGACCCGGCCGACCGCCGGTACGGACACCCCTTCATCACCTGCGTGAACTGCGGGCCGCGCTACACCGTGATCACCGGCCTGCCCTACGACCGACCCCGCACCACGATGGCCGGGTTTCCCATGTGTGCGGACTGCGCGGCCGAGTACCGGGACCCCAACGACCGCCGATACCACGCGCAGACCATCGCCTGTCCGCAATGCGGCCCTGTGCTGTGGTGGTCGGGCCCGGGCGACGCAGCCGATCCGCCGGGCGCCGCCGCGACCGCCATTCTGGCCGGCTCGGTCGTCGCACTGAAGGGCATCGGGGGATACCACCTCGCCTGTCGCGCGGATCACGACGTCGCCGTGGCGACCCTGCGAGAGCGCAAGAAGCGGCCCGCCAAGCCGTTGGCGGTGATGGTCGCCGACCTGGAGGCGGCGGGGGTCGTCGCCGAGGTCGACACCGCTGCCGCGCGGGCACTGACCTCGGCGGCCGCACCGATCGTGCTCCTTCGGCGCCGCGCCGGCGTCGTGGACGGAGTGGCCCCCGGCCTTCGCGACATCGGGATCCTGCTGGCTTACTCGCCCGTGCACCACCTGCTCTTCGCCCGCATGGGTCCGGTGCCCCTCGTGCTGACGTCGGCCAACGGCAGCGGCTCACCGATGGTGTTCCGGGACGAGGACGTGGCGCGGATCGCCGGTATCGCGGACGGTGTGCTGGGCCACGACCGGCCGATCCGCCTACCGTGCGAGGACTCGGTGGTTACCGTCGCGCCGGACGGCGGCACGGTCGCGGTCCGGCGCTCCCGCGGCTTCGCTCCGCTTCCGGTGTCCACCGCGGCGCGTACGGATGCGGTGATCCTCGCCACGGGCGGTGACGTGAAGACCGTCGCCTGCCTCCTGGACCGGGCCGGACGTGGGCACCTGTCGCCACACCTGGGCGATATGGCCGACCCGCGCACCCAGGCCCTCTTCGAATCGGTGGTGCACCATCTGGCGGCCATGACCGCCGCACCTCCCGCGGTGGTCGCGTGCGACATGCATCCGCGTCACGCCACCGTCGGGTGGGCCCGACGCAGCGGGCTGGAGACCGTTCCGGTGCAGCACCACCACGCCCACGCGGTGGCGTTGCTCGCCGAACATGGGCGGTTGGACACTCCGATTGTGGCGGTCGCCTACGACGGCACCGGCTACGGCACTGACGGCACCATCTGGGGTGGGGAGTTGCTGGCGATCACCGAACCCGCCCGCTTCACCCGCGTCGGGCATGTGAAGCAGTTCAGCCTGCCCGGCGGCGAGGGTGCGCTGCGCCAACCCGCGCGCATCGCGCTGGACCTGCTCCACCGTGCCGGGGTCGCATGGGACCCTGCGCTGGCGCCGGTGCAGGCGGTCGGTGCCGACGGCCGCCGCATCCTGGCCCAGCAGATCCGACGCGGCGTCGGTTGTGTGCCGACCACCAGCATGGGTCGGCTGTTCGACGCGGTGGCCAGCCTGCTCGGGGTCTGTCAGGAGGTCACCTACGAGGGCCAGGCCGCCGTCGAACTCGAAGGGCTGGCCGGGGCGGGGCGGGCCGCGGCGCTCGACTTCGCCGTGGCGGACGGCGTCCTCGATCCCGCTCCGCTGATCGTCGGTCTGGCCGAGCAGTCGCGCGCGGGGGTGTGTCCGGCCGACCTTGCCGCCGGTTTCCACGCCGCGGTGATCCGCGCTACCGCGCACGCGGCCGCCACCTACGCGCGCGCGGCCGGTATCGCCACCATCGGGCTGACCGGCGGCGTGTTCGTCAATCAGCTATTGACCGACGGCCTGCGGAACGCTTTGTCACGTCAAGGATTCGAAGTTCTCACCCATCAGGCGGTGCCCTGCAACGACGGCGGTCTCGCGCTCGGTCAGGCGGTCGTCGCCGCCGCACTGCGCAGTGCCAACAGCGAACGGAGTCACACATGTGTCTCGGAATACCCGGACGGGTGGTCCGCGTCTGGGAGGAGTCGGGGACGTTGA
- a CDS encoding HypC/HybG/HupF family hydrogenase formation chaperone, whose protein sequence is MCLGIPGRVVRVWEESGTLMSTVDFGGTTKTVCLVYLPDIQIGEYAVVHAGFAITRLDEASARETLAMLAELGMLGEELAGAADVPPPGGREGS, encoded by the coding sequence ATGTGTCTCGGAATACCCGGACGGGTGGTCCGCGTCTGGGAGGAGTCGGGGACGTTGATGTCCACCGTCGACTTCGGCGGCACCACCAAGACGGTGTGCCTGGTGTACCTACCGGACATCCAGATCGGGGAATACGCGGTCGTGCATGCGGGGTTCGCGATCACCCGGCTGGACGAGGCCTCCGCTCGTGAAACTCTGGCGATGCTGGCCGAACTCGGCATGCTGGGCGAAGAGCTTGCCGGGGCCGCCGACGTGCCGCCGCCGGGCGGGAGGGAAGGGTCATGA
- a CDS encoding hydrogenase maturation nickel metallochaperone HypA, protein MHELSLCHAIANVVRPYVEGRRVDVVRVQVGALRQVVPESLEYCWSVVRTQEGMPDAELHLDWVPAEVHCRGCRRHSTIESRWSVRCPSCDTGEVDLICGDEFAVMSVDVSDVPDVGELD, encoded by the coding sequence GTGCATGAGCTGTCGCTGTGTCACGCGATCGCGAACGTGGTTAGGCCGTATGTCGAAGGCCGGCGCGTCGACGTGGTGCGGGTGCAGGTAGGTGCGCTGCGGCAGGTGGTCCCGGAATCGCTCGAGTACTGTTGGTCGGTGGTCCGCACGCAGGAAGGCATGCCCGACGCCGAACTGCACCTCGACTGGGTGCCCGCCGAAGTGCACTGCCGCGGGTGTCGACGCCACAGCACCATCGAGTCCCGGTGGTCCGTTCGCTGCCCGAGCTGCGACACCGGCGAGGTCGATCTGATCTGCGGCGACGAGTTCGCCGTGATGTCGGTCGACGTCAGCGACGTCCCGGACGTCGGCGAGTTGGACTGA
- the hypE gene encoding hydrogenase expression/formation protein HypE encodes MCEPRVTVDPANWVCPLPLRETSRIVLGHGGGGVLSEELIENLFLPAFGSAGVPARDSALLSVGAGRIAVSTDSYVVQPLFFPGGNIGDLAVNGTINDLACSGAQPVALTAGFILEEGLELDVIGAVAQTMGRAAARAGAPIVAGDTKVVERGSADRLFINTSGVGVVAAGVEIAPERARAGDHIIVSGSIGEHGLAILSMREGIDFGTVLVTDSAPLHHLVAAMLAVTEASGAVHALRDPTRGGLVAAVVEIARAAGVGVELDEPAIPIPAAVTSACSFLGLDPLHVANEGKLVAFVDPKHSGAVLEAMQARPEGAGAAIIGRVVEDHAGIAVAKTPFGTTRVLERTIGEQLPRIC; translated from the coding sequence GTGTGTGAGCCACGGGTGACCGTCGACCCGGCGAACTGGGTGTGCCCGCTGCCGTTGCGGGAAACCTCCCGAATCGTGCTCGGGCACGGTGGCGGGGGTGTGCTCTCGGAGGAGCTGATCGAGAACCTGTTCCTGCCCGCGTTCGGCTCGGCCGGTGTCCCGGCCCGGGACTCCGCCCTGCTGAGCGTCGGCGCCGGGCGGATCGCGGTGAGCACGGATTCCTATGTGGTGCAGCCGCTGTTCTTCCCCGGCGGCAATATCGGAGATCTCGCGGTCAACGGCACGATCAACGATCTGGCGTGCAGCGGTGCCCAACCGGTGGCGCTCACGGCAGGGTTCATCCTCGAGGAGGGGCTGGAACTCGACGTCATCGGCGCAGTCGCGCAGACCATGGGCCGGGCCGCGGCCCGCGCGGGGGCACCCATTGTCGCCGGAGATACCAAGGTCGTCGAACGAGGCAGCGCCGACCGGCTTTTCATCAACACCTCCGGCGTGGGCGTCGTGGCCGCCGGAGTGGAAATCGCCCCCGAACGGGCCCGCGCCGGCGACCACATCATCGTGTCGGGATCGATCGGTGAACATGGCCTGGCCATCCTGAGCATGCGTGAGGGAATCGACTTCGGAACCGTCCTGGTCACCGACAGCGCCCCGCTGCACCACCTGGTGGCGGCGATGCTGGCCGTTACCGAGGCCTCCGGTGCGGTGCACGCGCTGCGCGACCCGACCCGCGGTGGTCTGGTCGCCGCCGTGGTGGAGATCGCCAGGGCCGCCGGTGTGGGGGTCGAGCTGGACGAGCCCGCAATCCCGATTCCGGCGGCCGTGACGTCGGCGTGCTCATTCCTGGGCCTGGATCCACTGCACGTGGCCAACGAGGGGAAACTGGTCGCCTTCGTCGATCCCAAGCACAGTGGAGCCGTGCTGGAGGCGATGCAAGCCCGGCCCGAGGGCGCCGGCGCCGCGATCATCGGGCGGGTGGTCGAGGACCACGCGGGCATCGCAGTGGCCAAGACCCCGTTCGGAACCACCCGTGTTCTGGAACGCACGATCGGCGAACAGCTTCCACGGATCTGCTGA
- a CDS encoding mycoredoxin, translating to MSAAETLTMYTTSWCGYCVRLKKALQVEGIPWTEVDIERDSAAADFVMSVNGGNQTVPTVKFADGSALTNPSIKDVKAKLGR from the coding sequence ATGAGTGCTGCTGAGACCTTGACCATGTACACGACCAGTTGGTGCGGCTACTGTGTCCGGCTCAAGAAGGCGTTGCAGGTCGAGGGCATCCCATGGACCGAAGTCGACATCGAACGCGACTCCGCCGCGGCGGATTTCGTCATGTCGGTCAACGGGGGTAACCAGACCGTTCCGACGGTGAAGTTCGCGGACGGTTCGGCGCTGACCAACCCGAGCATCAAGGACGTCAAGGCCAAACTCGGCCGCTGA
- the hypB gene encoding hydrogenase nickel incorporation protein HypB produces the protein MGRLHRHEDGTVSVHHHDGGPRDHGNHAGYRTGAHRIEMLESIFAENDALAARNREAFDLNGVRAVNLMSSPGSGKTTVLAATLDQLAGELAVGIVEGDITTDLDAAKLAGRGAQVALLNTSAGFGGECHLDAPMVHRALQGLTLSSLELVIIENVGNLVCPAEFDVGEHAKAMVYSLTEGEDKPLKYPVMFRSVDVVLLNKIDLAPYLDADVERYTDHVRRVNPTATIFAVSARTGEGMPAWYDWLRRFAAGPRTSGAGRAL, from the coding sequence ATGGGCAGGCTGCACCGCCACGAGGACGGCACGGTATCCGTCCACCACCACGACGGGGGACCCCGCGACCACGGCAACCATGCCGGCTACCGGACCGGCGCGCACCGGATCGAGATGCTGGAGTCGATCTTCGCCGAAAACGATGCCCTCGCTGCCCGCAACCGGGAAGCGTTCGACCTCAACGGTGTTCGTGCGGTCAACCTGATGAGTTCACCGGGCTCGGGCAAGACCACGGTACTGGCCGCGACGCTGGACCAGCTGGCCGGCGAGCTAGCCGTCGGTATCGTCGAAGGTGACATCACCACCGACCTCGACGCCGCCAAACTGGCCGGCCGGGGTGCGCAGGTCGCGCTGCTGAACACCAGTGCCGGATTCGGCGGCGAATGTCACCTCGATGCCCCGATGGTCCACCGGGCGCTGCAGGGACTCACGCTGTCGTCCCTGGAGCTGGTGATCATCGAGAACGTCGGCAACCTCGTCTGTCCGGCCGAATTCGATGTCGGTGAGCACGCCAAGGCCATGGTGTACTCCCTGACCGAGGGGGAGGACAAGCCGTTGAAGTACCCGGTGATGTTCCGGTCGGTGGACGTGGTGCTGCTCAACAAGATCGACCTGGCGCCGTATCTGGACGCCGATGTCGAGCGCTACACCGACCACGTCCGGCGGGTGAATCCGACCGCGACGATCTTCGCGGTCAGCGCCCGCACCGGCGAAGGTATGCCGGCGTGGTACGACTGGTTACGCCGGTTTGCGGCCGGTCCTCGCACCTCGGGTGCCGGGCGGGCGCTGTGA
- a CDS encoding ATP-dependent DNA helicase UvrD2, translating into MGRMPVEVPTSSRERLLADLDEEQRGAVLAPRGPVCVLAGAGTGKTRTITRRIAHLVAAGQVAPGQVLAVTFTSRAAGEMRARLRALDQEAGGVGTGSVQAMTFHAAARRQLRYFWPRVVGDTSWHLLDSKFPVVAQAANRARVQAGTDDVRDLAGEIEWAKASLISPEAYPGAVAQAGRDIPMDAPKVAAVYAGYEALKARHDGTALLDFDDLLLHTAAAIENDAAVATEFRDRYRCFVVDEYQDVTPLQQRVLDAWLGPRDDLTVVGDANQTIYSFAGATPRYLLDFSRRFPDAAVIRLERDYRSTPQVVSLANRVIAAARGRMAGSKLHLVGQRPPGPAPAFAEHSDEVAEAVAVAKDIRRLLDAGTPAAEIAVLYRINAQSEVYEEALTEAGIAFQVRGGEGFFSRQEIRQALVTLQRAAERNLEGEVADVVRALLEPLGLTAEPPAGTRARERWETLTALADLVDEEVALRPGLDIGGLVTELRQRADARHPPVVQGVTLASLHAAKGLEWDAVYLVGLADGTLPISHALTHGPDSEPVEEERRLFYVGITRARVHLTLSWALSRTPGGRQSRRPSRFLNGVAPHSPPEASVTRPRRPRGATPRCRVCNEPLTTPPSIMLRRCETCSSDVDEQLLAALKEWRLKTSKELGVPAFVVFTDNTLIAIAESLPTDEAALVTIPGIGARKLEQYGADVLALVNARG; encoded by the coding sequence ATGGGTCGCATGCCAGTCGAGGTCCCCACCTCGTCGCGGGAGCGGCTGCTTGCCGACCTCGACGAGGAACAGCGCGGGGCTGTGCTGGCGCCTCGGGGGCCGGTCTGCGTGTTGGCCGGTGCCGGCACCGGCAAGACCCGTACCATCACCCGCCGGATCGCCCACCTCGTCGCCGCGGGGCAGGTCGCACCTGGACAGGTCCTGGCCGTGACCTTCACCTCCCGCGCTGCGGGCGAGATGCGGGCCCGGCTGCGGGCCCTCGACCAGGAGGCCGGCGGTGTCGGCACCGGGTCGGTGCAGGCCATGACATTCCACGCCGCCGCCCGTCGTCAGTTGCGGTATTTCTGGCCCCGCGTCGTCGGCGACACCTCCTGGCATCTGCTCGACAGCAAGTTCCCCGTGGTGGCGCAGGCCGCCAACCGGGCGCGCGTGCAGGCCGGCACCGACGACGTCCGCGACCTCGCCGGCGAGATCGAGTGGGCGAAGGCGTCGCTGATCAGCCCGGAGGCCTACCCGGGTGCCGTCGCGCAGGCCGGGCGTGACATCCCGATGGACGCCCCGAAGGTGGCCGCCGTGTACGCCGGATACGAGGCACTCAAGGCCCGCCACGACGGCACGGCGCTCCTCGACTTCGACGATCTGCTACTCCACACCGCGGCCGCGATCGAGAACGACGCCGCGGTGGCCACGGAGTTCCGGGACCGCTACCGCTGTTTCGTCGTCGACGAATACCAGGACGTGACGCCCCTGCAGCAGCGGGTGCTCGACGCGTGGCTCGGTCCGCGCGACGATCTGACCGTCGTCGGCGACGCCAACCAGACCATCTACTCGTTCGCCGGGGCCACCCCGCGTTACCTGCTGGACTTCTCCCGCCGGTTCCCCGACGCCGCGGTGATCCGGCTCGAACGCGACTACCGCTCCACACCGCAAGTGGTGTCGCTGGCCAACCGCGTGATCGCGGCCGCGCGCGGCCGCATGGCGGGCAGCAAGCTGCACCTGGTCGGCCAGCGCCCGCCCGGCCCCGCGCCGGCCTTCGCCGAGCACTCCGACGAGGTGGCCGAGGCCGTCGCCGTGGCCAAGGACATCCGCAGGCTGCTCGACGCAGGCACCCCGGCCGCGGAGATCGCCGTGCTATACCGGATCAACGCGCAGTCGGAGGTCTACGAGGAGGCGCTCACCGAGGCCGGCATCGCGTTCCAGGTGCGCGGCGGCGAGGGGTTCTTCAGCCGTCAGGAGATCCGCCAGGCGCTCGTCACGCTGCAGCGCGCCGCTGAACGCAACCTCGAGGGGGAGGTGGCCGACGTCGTGCGCGCGCTGCTCGAACCTCTCGGGCTCACCGCAGAGCCGCCGGCGGGCACCCGGGCCAGGGAACGATGGGAAACGCTGACCGCGCTGGCCGACCTCGTCGACGAAGAGGTCGCCCTGCGTCCGGGTCTGGACATCGGCGGTCTGGTCACCGAACTGCGCCAGCGCGCTGACGCCCGGCACCCACCGGTGGTGCAGGGCGTCACGCTCGCGTCGTTGCATGCGGCCAAGGGCCTGGAGTGGGATGCGGTCTATCTCGTCGGCCTGGCCGACGGCACTCTGCCGATCTCACATGCGCTGACCCACGGCCCCGATAGTGAGCCGGTAGAGGAGGAGCGCCGGCTGTTCTATGTCGGGATAACAAGGGCTCGGGTGCATCTGACGTTGAGTTGGGCGTTGTCCCGGACGCCGGGCGGCCGCCAGAGCCGACGGCCGTCGCGGTTCCTCAACGGTGTGGCGCCGCACTCGCCGCCCGAGGCGTCGGTGACCAGGCCGCGCCGACCCCGTGGCGCCACGCCGCGCTGTCGGGTGTGCAACGAACCACTGACCACACCGCCGTCGATCATGTTGCGTCGCTGCGAAACGTGCTCGTCCGACGTCGACGAACAGCTGCTCGCGGCGCTCAAGGAATGGCGACTCAAAACGTCAAAGGAACTCGGCGTCCCGGCGTTCGTGGTGTTCACCGACAACACGCTGATCGCGATCGCCGAATCGCTGCCCACCGACGAGGCGGCGCTGGTCACCATCCCCGGAATCGGCGCCCGCAAGCTCGAGCAGTACGGCGCCGACGTTCTCGCTTTGGTCAACGCCCGCGGCTGA
- the hypD gene encoding hydrogenase formation protein HypD has protein sequence MKYVEEFHDPAPAHRLVEIIKQRATRRWTIMEVCGGQTHSIIRNGIDQLLGDAVEFVHGPGCPVCVTPLEMVDRALEIAARDDVIFCSFGDMLRVPGSRRDLFGVRARGGDVRIVYSPLDATRIAADNPDRQVVFFGVGFETTAPGNAMAVVQARRTGLRNFSMLVSHVLVPPAMTAILSGPRNRVQGFLAAGHVCSVMGTAAYDPLVEKFQVPIVVTGFEPLDLLEGVRQLVELLESGTPELRNAYRRAVTAEGNTVAQRTLAEVFTVTDRQWRGIGMIPGSGWTLSPRYAEFDAESRFGVRDLAIEESAECRSGEVLQGLLKPDQCPAFGTACSPRTPLGATMVSSEGACAAYYHFRRLEHGAGVRV, from the coding sequence ATGAAGTACGTCGAGGAGTTCCACGACCCCGCCCCGGCACACCGGCTGGTCGAGATCATCAAGCAGCGAGCCACCCGCAGGTGGACCATTATGGAAGTTTGCGGCGGACAGACGCATTCGATCATCCGCAACGGCATCGACCAGCTGCTGGGCGATGCGGTGGAGTTCGTGCACGGACCCGGCTGCCCGGTGTGCGTGACGCCGTTGGAGATGGTCGACCGCGCACTGGAGATCGCCGCCCGCGACGACGTGATCTTCTGCTCGTTCGGTGACATGTTGCGGGTGCCCGGCAGTCGCCGCGACCTGTTCGGAGTGCGGGCCCGCGGCGGTGACGTGCGAATCGTGTACTCGCCGCTGGACGCCACCCGCATCGCCGCCGACAACCCCGACCGCCAGGTGGTGTTCTTCGGTGTCGGGTTCGAAACCACCGCTCCGGGAAACGCGATGGCCGTGGTGCAGGCCCGGCGGACGGGGCTGAGGAACTTCTCGATGCTGGTGTCGCACGTGCTGGTGCCGCCGGCGATGACCGCGATCCTCAGCGGCCCCCGCAACCGGGTGCAAGGATTCCTGGCGGCGGGGCACGTGTGCTCGGTCATGGGCACCGCCGCATATGATCCGCTGGTCGAGAAGTTCCAGGTACCGATCGTGGTGACAGGGTTCGAGCCGCTCGACCTCCTCGAAGGGGTGCGCCAGCTGGTCGAGCTGCTGGAATCGGGCACCCCCGAGCTGCGCAACGCCTATCGGCGGGCGGTCACCGCGGAGGGCAACACTGTCGCGCAGCGCACCCTGGCCGAGGTGTTCACCGTGACCGACCGGCAGTGGCGCGGTATCGGGATGATCCCGGGCTCGGGTTGGACGCTGTCGCCCCGCTACGCCGAGTTCGACGCCGAAAGCCGTTTTGGGGTGCGCGATCTCGCCATCGAGGAGTCCGCCGAGTGCCGCAGCGGGGAGGTACTGCAGGGCCTGCTCAAACCCGACCAGTGCCCCGCGTTCGGCACCGCCTGCAGTCCGCGGACCCCACTGGGCGCCACGATGGTCTCCAGTGAGGGTGCCTGTGCCGCCTACTACCACTTCCGTCGCCTCGAGCACGGTGCCGGCGTCCGTGTGTGA